Part of the Leptolyngbya sp. BL0902 genome, TTCTACACCCAATCCCTCAGCACCGAAGTGAGTCAGCGGCTTCAGCTCGAAAGCTACCTGCACCATGCCCTGTCTCGCCAAGAACTGCTGCTTCACTACCAGCCCCAGGTCGATCTAGCGACAGGCAATGTGGTGCAAATGGAAGCCTTACTGCGCTGGCACCATCCCCAACTGGGCCTCGTCAGCCCACCAGCCTTCATTCCCCTGGCAGAGGAGACCGGGCTGATTATTCCCATTGGGGAGTGGGTATTGCGAAGCGCCTGCGCCCAGGCCATGGCTTGGCAGCGGCAGATAGGGTGCCCCATTCGGATAGCTGTCAACCTATCGGCCCGCCAGCTTCAGCACCCCGACCTCGTTGCCGTTGTGGCCTCAGTGCTGAAGGACACGGGGCTCCCCCCCCAGGATCTAGAGCTAGAAATTACCGAGACCACCGCCATGAAAGACGTCGAAGCTTCAATTCGGCGATTGCTGGCCCTGCAACGCCTGGGGGTTCGCATCTCCATGGACGACTTTGGTACCGGATACTCCTGCCTCAGCTACCTCAAGCAAATTCCCCTCACGGGCCTCAAAATTGACCGGGCCTTTGTGAAGGATTTGCCCACCAACGCCGCCGACCAAGCCATGGTGCAGGCCATCACCGCCATGGCCCAAGGGCTGGGGCTGAGTGTGGTGGCAGAAGGGGTCGAAACCCTAGAGCAAATGACCTATCTCCGTCGCTACCACTGCTACGTCATGCAGGGCTACCTCTTGGGCAAACCGCTCCCCGCCGCCACCGCCGCCCACTACTTAACCCATCGTTACGATTATCTCCAGCCTGCATCACCCCTGTCTCGCCTGCCATCGGCCTCCTAGCCTGGATTCTGGCCTTTGGCCCTCCCCTGCTGTGGATAGCCTTACTCTTCTCTCAGTGAAGAATTATTGAGGTATCACAAGTTACACGACTTCCCTTGGGAAGATTAAGGGGTGTAGAGGCCAGGGTTGCGAACGCGCCCTATAACATTCCATGAATAACGCACTCCTAGAGGCTATCCAAAAATCCGATGGTCGCTACCTGAACGACCAAGAACTGCGCTCCTTCGACGAACTAGCCGAGGCCTTTCAAACTCGCATCGCCGCCTACCTATACATCAAAGAGCACAGCAAAGAATTGGTGATCAATGCGCTGCGGCGGCTGATTCAAACCCCCCATCGGCAGGTGGTGCAAGAGCACGGAGCCCAGTGCCAGCGGGACATGATGTATACCCTGGAGTACATCGCCAAGGGCTTGCTGCTGCGGGATGAAGACGGCTTCATGGAAGAGTACCTGGTGTGGATGCAGAACATCCTCCGCGCCTTCCATCGTCAGGATGCCTGCGTTGTCGCCTACAAGCTGCTGAAGGAAGAGGTGCGTACCACCATGCCTGGAGATCAGTCCAACACGGTAATCCTCTACCTCGAAAAACTCATTGAAGCCCTTGATACTGGCATTTAAGTTGTATCAAATCATGCCTAGGAGTGGGTTCGCCCTAGGGCATACGCCTCTGCAAGACACCCAGCGGCAGGGAAAACGGCGGCGCTCCCCAGGTTGGGCTGCGCCGGAGGCCGGGGCTTAAAGTGGCGTTAACCCGGCAGGGCAAAGGGCGCTATAGAATGGCTGGCATAGGCTTCTGTTTGTACTATTCATCCATTGTTGAGAGGCGCTGCCATGCTGAATCCGGCCCACGCTATTGCGCTGTTTGCGAAGGCTCCCGATGTGCAGGTCTATAGAGCAGGGGACGTCATTTTTGAGATTGGCGCTGTTGGCCAAGTGATGTATGGCGTGATTGAGGGCGAGGTAGACATGCTGGTAAACGGCAAGGTCTTTGAGACCATTCAAGCCGGAGACGTGTTCGGGGAAGGAGCCCTGGTGCAGGATCCGCCCCTACGGGCCTCAACTGCCGTGGCCAAAACCGACTGTAAACTCGCCGCTGTGGATCAAACTCACTTCAAGTTTTTGGTGCAAGAAACCCCCCTCTTTGCCCTAGAGGTGATTCGCAGTATGTCTACCCGGCTGCGGAGTGCCAAGGCCAATCTCGCCTAGGATTTTGGGAGAAAGGCAGTGTTATCTCACGATTCAGCCGAAATTCCTCAAAACGAAAGAGCACCCCTTCAGTACACTAATAGAGCATTGGGTTCGTACGAGGACTAAGCGCATGACGGCAGCGGCTCTTTGGCAACGCTACAAGGACTGGCTCTACTATCACGAGCGACTGGGCTTTTACCTCGACGTCAGTCGCATGGGGTTTGACGATGCCTTTGTGGCCAAGATGCAGCCCCGTTTTGCTAAAGCCTTTGAGGACATGGCGGCCCTGGAGGCCGGAGCCATCGCCAACCCCGACGAAAACCGCATGGTGGGCCACTACTGGCTGCGGAATGCTGATCTTGCCCCCACCCCAGAACTCAAGCAAGACATTCTAGACACCCTGTTTCACATTGAGCAGTTTGCCAGCCAGGTACGCACCGGGGGGATTTGCCCACCAGGGCAAGAGCACTTTACCGATGTCCTGTCCATCGGCATTGGCGGGTCAGCCTTGGGGCCACAGTTTGTAGCCCAAGCCCTAGGGCCAGATTTCCCGCCCCTCAAGATTCACTTTATTGACAACACCGATCCCGAAGGCATTGACCGCACCCTCGCCAAG contains:
- a CDS encoding cyclic nucleotide-binding domain-containing protein, producing MLNPAHAIALFAKAPDVQVYRAGDVIFEIGAVGQVMYGVIEGEVDMLVNGKVFETIQAGDVFGEGALVQDPPLRASTAVAKTDCKLAAVDQTHFKFLVQETPLFALEVIRSMSTRLRSAKANLA